The following proteins come from a genomic window of Punica granatum isolate Tunisia-2019 unplaced genomic scaffold, ASM765513v2 Contig00112, whole genome shotgun sequence:
- the LOC116190075 gene encoding uncharacterized protein LOC116190075, protein MSQEDSGGHEQSSGGPGQSTIIRAMQQQFERMNMVLNTINDRLERHDERIDQLRQAPNQQPRRNNNRQPAPTTDPFDGHEEGSYDDEDDVSSIAAMRRARGARAETPWRGRGRRQERDTVDRNMGSIKLTIPPFQGKSDPDIYIEWERRVELVFDCHNYSEEKKVKLAAVAFTDYAIVWWDQLTVSRRRNGERPIDNWEGMKAVMRRRFVPSHYYRDLYLKLQNLKQGSKTVEEYHKEMEIAMIRANVEEDREATMARFISGLNREIANIVELHHYVELEELVHMAMKVERQLKKGGRSSSRFESSNSNSKWTSKFEGAGPKWTGSKQEEKAKGNKPATKPSSDSKERDADDVEHAVSGQTLVVLRALHVQAKEDGDGLQRENIFYTRCHVKDRVCGLIIDGGSTVNVASKLMVEKLGLSTQKHPRPYRLQWLNESGELKVTKQVLISFSIGKYHDEVLCDVVPMIASHLLLGRPWQFDRRTTHDGYKNRYSFIKDGRSMTLAPLPPHQVFEEQLQIKRSSAESSKESKRVAEPKEKESKSERKEIREKSEKESEKKEKCESSALKRKEGKKLSFFTKERELESVSKDERPMILFLYKEAYLSNTFNLYLPSVVVSLLQEYDDVFLEGTPPGLPPIRGIEHQIDFIPGAPIPNRPAYRCNPEEAKELQKQVDELLTKGYVRESMSPCSVPVLLVPKKDGTWRMCVDCRAVNKITVKYRYPIPRLDDMLDELHGSTIFSKIDLKSGYHQIRMKEGDEWKTAFKTKSGLYEWLVMPFGLTNAPSTFMRLMNHVLRAYIGKFVVVYFDDILIYSKTEHDHMNHLRCVLEVLRHEKLYANLKKCEFFLESVVFLGFVVSSKGVEVDEEKVKAIREWPTPTTIAEVRSFHGLAGFYRRFVRNFSTIAAPLTEIIKKEVGFRWGKEQENAFNTLKEKLSSAPLLILPDFSKPFEIECDASGIGIGAVLMQEKRPIAYFSEKLNGAALNYSTYDKESMLW, encoded by the exons ATGTCGCAAGAAGATAGCGGGGGACATGAGCAAAGTAGTGGAGGGCCTGGTCAAAGCACAATTATTCGGGCTATGCAACAACAATTTGAGCGAATGAACATGGTGCTCAATACGATTAATGACCGGTTGGAGAGGCATGATGAGCGGATTGACCAGTTGCGACAAGCTCCCAATCAGCAACCAAGGAGGAACAATAACCGACAGCCAGCACCTACTACTGATCCATTTGATGGCCACGAGGAGGGATCctatgatgatgaggatgatgtgTCTTCCATTGCCGCAATGAGACGAGCTCGAGGAGCAAGGGCTGAGACGCCATGGCGCGGACGTGGAAGGCGCCAAGAAAGAGACACCGTTGATCGTAATATGGGGTCCATCAAGCTGACCATTCCTCCATTCCAAGGCAAGAGCGATCCCGATATTTACATCGAATGGGAAAGGAGGGTTGAACTGGTTTTTGATTGTCACAACTACTCCGAGGAGAAGAAGGTGAAGCTTGCAGCTGTGGCATTCACCGACTATGCCATagtttggtgggatcaattgacGGTGAGTAGACGCCGAAATGGAGAGCGACCTATTGACAATTGGGAGGGCATGAAAGCTGTCATGCGGAGGAGGTTTGTCCCATCCCATTACTACCGGGATTTATACTTGAAGCTGCAGAATCTTAAGCAAGGGTCTAAGACCGTGGAGGAGtaccacaaggagatggagattGCCATGATTCGCGCCAATGTTGAGGAGGATCGAGAGGCAACCATGGCTCGGTTCATTAGTGGacttaatcgggagattgccaataTTGTGGAGCTGCACCATTATGTGGAGCTTGAAGAATTGGTGCACATGGctatgaaggttgagaggcaacTCAAGAAGGGGGGACGATCGTCATCCAGGTTCGAATCCTCTAATTCGAATTCGAAGTGGACTTCCAAGTTTGAAGGGGCTGGACCTAAATGGACTGGTTcgaagcaagaggagaaggcCAAGGGAAACAAGCCCGCAACCAAGCCATCATCTGATTCTAAGGAGAGGG ATGCCGATGATGTGGAGCATGCTGTATCGGGTCAAACTCTTGTTGTTTTGAGAGCTCTACATGTGCAagccaaagaagatggtgatggGCTACAAAGAGAGAACATTTTCTACACTCGATGCCACGTGAAGGATCGAGTATGTGGACTGATTATTGATGGGGGAAGCACTGTGAATGTGGCAAGCAAGCTGATGGTGGAGAAGCTTGGTTTGAGCACTCAAAAGCATCCAAGGCCATATAGACTTCAGTGGCTGAATGAGAGTGGTGAATTAAAGGTGACAAAACAAGTGTTAATCTCATTTTCTATTGGGAAGTACCATGATGAAgttttgtgtgatgtagtTCCTATGATAGCCAGCCATTTGTTACTCGGGaggccatggcaatttgatcgAAGAACTACACATGACGGGTACAAGAATCGGTATAGTTTCATCAAGGATGGTCGAAGCATGACACTTGCACCGCTGCCACCACATCAAGTGTTCGAAGAGCAACTCCAAATCAAAAGGTCCAGTGCTGAGAGTTCAAAAGAAAGTAAGAGAGTGGCtgaaccaaaagaaaaggagagtaaaagtgagaggaaagaaattcgagagaaaagtgagaaagagagtgaaaagaaagaaaaatgtgagAGTTCagccttgaaaagaaaagaggggaaGAAATTGAGTTTCTtcacaaaagaaagagaattagAGAGTGTTAGTAAGGATGAAAGGCCAATGATATTGTTCTTGTACAAAGAGGCCTACTTATCTAATACTTTTAACCTATATTTGCCTAGTGTTGtggtttctcttttgcaggagtatgatgATGTGTTTCTTGAGGGGACGCCACCGGGATTGCCACCAATCCGTGGGatcgaacatcaaattgatttcatTCCAGGAGCGCCCATTCCAAACCGGCCAGCATATCGGTGTAATCCCGAAGAAGCAAAAGAACTCCAAAAGCAAGTTGATGAGTTGCTGACCAAGGGCTATGTCCGAGAGAGCATGAGTCCATGCTCTGTGCCCGTGTTGCTTGTTCCCAAGAAAGATGGCACATGGAgaatgtgtgtggattgtcgAGCTGTGAATAagataacggtaaagtatcgctatcctattcctcgattagatgatatgcttgatgaattgcatggttccactatattttctaagattgatttgaagagtggatACCATCAAATTCgcatgaaagaaggagatgagtggaaaacAGCATTTAAAACCAAGAGTGGATTGTATGAGTGGTTAGTGATGCCATTTGGATTGACTAATGCACCCAGCACATTTATGCGCCTTATGAATCATGTCTTGCGTGCTTACATTGGAAAATTTGTtgttgtttactttgatgatattctGATTTATAGCAAAACTGAGCATGATCATATGAATCATTTGAGGTGTGTTCTTGAGGTGCTGAGGCATGAGAAGTTGTATGCTAACCTTAAGAAGTGTGAATTTTTCTTGGAAAgtgttgtttttcttggttttgtcGTAAGTTCCAAGGGTGTGGAAgtggatgaagagaaggtGAAAGCAATCCGGGAATGGCCTACACCCACTACCATTGCTGAGGTCCGAAGCTTCCATGGCCTTGCTGGGTtctatcgaagatttgtgcGCAATTTTAGCACCATAGCTGCTCCTTTGACCGAGATCATCAAGAAGGAAGTTGGCTTTAGATGGGGCAAAGAGCAAGAGAATGCATTCAATACCTTGAAAGAAAAGCTAAGTTCTGCTCCTTTACTGATTTTACCGGACTTTTCTAAaccttttgaaatcgaatgtgatgcttccggTATTGGTATAGGTGCCGTCCTTATGCAAGAGAAGAGGCctattgcttacttcagtgaGAAGCTCAACGGGGCTGCGTTGAACTACTCCACATACGACAAGGAATCTATGCTTTGGTGA